One window of the candidate division KSB1 bacterium genome contains the following:
- a CDS encoding V-type ATP synthase subunit A: MSAAVGKIIGVSGNMVAIAVDGSVMQNEVGHILHGEEELVAEVVRINRDVAYVQVFESTKGLKVGDQARFAGHLLSAELGPGLLGQIYDGLQNPLPQLAAEFGFFLPRGVKRPGLDLEKKWAFTPLVKRGDVVRAGIPLGYVPEGIFKHYIMVPFDLRGDYVVEEIADAGNYTVTETVASLRDQAGKVLSLTMSFHWPVKIPIRAYRERLVPKETFITRARIIDSFFPVAKGGTFCVPGPFGAGKTVLQQLISRYADADIVIVAACGERAGEVVETLREFPHIEDPRTGRSLMERTIIIVNTSAMPVAAREASVYTAATLGEYYRQMGLNVLLLADSTSRWAQAMREISGRLEEIPGEEAFPAYLESRIAEFYERAGLVVLPNGQMGSLTIGGTVSPAGGNFEEPVTQATLKVVGAFLGLSRERANARRFPSIDPLDSWSKYDSFIPADQLRDGKQILVAGNEVRQMMMVVGEEATSIDDFVVYLKAEFLDAVYLQQNGFDPIDAASSKERQQYVFAKVHKVLVSNFSFASKDEAREYFYRLRQHFIDWNYLPMDAPEFKTQEQAIDRLLEERSAHAKSL; this comes from the coding sequence ATGAGTGCGGCGGTGGGCAAGATCATCGGCGTCAGCGGCAACATGGTGGCCATTGCCGTCGATGGAAGCGTGATGCAGAACGAGGTGGGCCATATCCTTCACGGCGAGGAAGAGCTGGTCGCCGAGGTAGTACGCATCAACCGCGACGTGGCCTACGTGCAGGTGTTTGAGAGCACAAAAGGGCTTAAAGTCGGGGATCAGGCGCGCTTCGCGGGGCACTTGCTTTCGGCGGAGTTGGGGCCAGGGCTGCTGGGGCAGATCTACGATGGTTTGCAGAACCCTCTGCCGCAGCTGGCCGCAGAGTTTGGCTTCTTCTTGCCCAGAGGGGTCAAGAGGCCTGGCCTTGACTTGGAAAAAAAGTGGGCTTTTACTCCTTTGGTGAAGAGGGGTGATGTGGTGCGGGCAGGCATTCCCTTGGGCTATGTGCCGGAAGGGATCTTTAAGCACTACATCATGGTGCCCTTCGACCTGCGCGGCGACTACGTGGTGGAGGAGATCGCTGACGCCGGCAACTATACGGTCACGGAGACGGTGGCGTCCCTGCGGGACCAGGCCGGCAAAGTGCTTTCTCTGACCATGTCCTTCCACTGGCCGGTCAAGATCCCCATCCGTGCCTACCGGGAACGGCTGGTGCCCAAGGAGACCTTTATCACCCGCGCGCGGATCATTGACAGCTTCTTCCCCGTGGCGAAAGGGGGCACGTTTTGCGTACCCGGTCCATTCGGCGCCGGCAAGACCGTGTTGCAGCAGCTCATTAGCCGCTACGCCGATGCCGATATCGTGATCGTGGCGGCGTGCGGGGAGCGGGCAGGGGAGGTGGTAGAGACCCTGCGGGAGTTTCCGCACATCGAGGACCCCCGCACCGGTCGCTCGCTGATGGAGCGGACCATCATCATCGTCAATACCAGCGCCATGCCGGTGGCAGCACGCGAGGCGTCGGTGTACACGGCGGCAACGCTGGGCGAGTACTACCGCCAGATGGGCCTGAACGTGCTGCTCCTTGCCGACTCGACCTCCCGCTGGGCGCAGGCCATGCGCGAGATATCCGGTCGTCTGGAGGAGATCCCCGGCGAAGAGGCATTCCCTGCTTACCTTGAGTCGCGCATTGCCGAGTTCTACGAGCGGGCTGGACTGGTGGTGCTGCCGAACGGGCAGATGGGCAGTCTCACCATTGGGGGGACGGTGAGCCCGGCAGGCGGCAACTTCGAGGAGCCGGTCACCCAAGCAACCCTCAAAGTCGTGGGCGCGTTCTTGGGGCTGAGTCGGGAGCGCGCCAATGCCCGACGGTTCCCCTCCATTGACCCCCTGGACAGTTGGAGCAAGTACGACAGCTTCATCCCCGCCGACCAGCTGCGCGACGGCAAACAGATCCTGGTGGCCGGGAACGAGGTCCGGCAGATGATGATGGTGGTGGGCGAAGAGGCCACCTCGATCGACGACTTTGTGGTCTATCTCAAGGCCGAGTTTCTCGATGCCGTGTACTTACAGCAGAACGGCTTTGACCCCATCGACGCCGCCTCCTCAAAGGAGCGGCAGCAGTATGTCTTTGCCAAAGTGCACAAGGTGCTTGTGAGCAATTTCTCCTTCGCGAGCAAAGACGAGGCGCGGGAGTATTTCTATCGGCTTCGTCAGCACTTTATCGACTGGAACTACCTGCCGATGGATGCGCCGGAGTTCAAGACTCAGGAGCAGGCAATCGATCGACTTCTGGAGGAGCGCAGCGCCCATGCGAAGAGTCTGTAG
- a CDS encoding V-type ATP synthase subunit B, with protein sequence MRRVCSKILQVVGNVITVRATDVAYEELAEITTQRGKSLAQVIKLDGDLVSLQVFAGSRGISVDDEVRFLGHPMLVTFSENMLGRVFDGAGMPRDKGPQLTEHLIPVAGPPVNPYKRIIPRRMIRTNIPMIDVFNSLVVSQKLPIFSVSGEPYNELLARIALQAEVDMIILGGIGLKYDQYMYFKTVLEEGGALYRSIFFINTAADPIVESLMVPDLCLAVAEKFALQGKDVLVLLTDMTNFADALKEISITMEHVPSNRGYPGDLYTQLAQRYEKAVDFEDAGSITILAVTTMPGNDVTHPVPDNTGYITEGQFYLHGGRIDPFGSLSRLKQLVNKNTRKDHRAIMDGMIQLYAQYKETEEKRAMGFRMSTWDNKLLKYGKLFESQMMDLSVNIPLEKALDLGWQILAQCFRPEETGLRTELIKEFWPGIAERKAAAVEAEKEEVAVEAASE encoded by the coding sequence ATGCGAAGAGTCTGTAGCAAGATTCTCCAAGTTGTGGGCAACGTTATCACCGTGCGCGCCACGGATGTTGCCTATGAGGAACTGGCCGAGATCACGACGCAGCGGGGCAAGTCGCTGGCCCAAGTGATCAAGCTTGACGGTGACCTGGTCTCCTTGCAGGTCTTTGCCGGAAGCCGCGGGATCTCCGTCGACGACGAGGTGCGCTTCCTGGGCCACCCTATGCTGGTCACGTTTTCGGAGAACATGTTGGGGCGCGTGTTCGACGGGGCGGGCATGCCACGTGATAAGGGACCGCAGCTGACCGAGCATCTAATCCCGGTGGCCGGTCCACCGGTCAACCCCTACAAGCGCATCATCCCCAGGAGGATGATCCGCACCAATATCCCCATGATCGATGTGTTCAACTCCCTCGTGGTCTCCCAGAAACTGCCCATCTTCTCCGTATCCGGCGAACCGTACAACGAGCTGCTTGCCCGTATCGCCTTACAGGCAGAGGTGGACATGATCATTCTCGGGGGCATCGGTCTCAAGTACGACCAGTACATGTATTTCAAGACGGTGCTGGAGGAGGGAGGAGCGCTCTACCGCTCGATCTTTTTCATCAACACTGCCGCCGACCCCATTGTGGAGAGTCTCATGGTGCCGGACCTCTGTCTGGCGGTGGCAGAAAAGTTCGCTTTGCAGGGCAAAGATGTGTTGGTGCTCCTCACGGATATGACCAACTTTGCCGACGCCTTGAAAGAGATCTCCATCACCATGGAGCATGTGCCGTCCAACCGCGGCTATCCAGGCGACTTGTATACGCAACTGGCGCAGCGCTACGAGAAGGCGGTGGACTTTGAGGACGCCGGGTCGATCACCATCCTGGCGGTGACTACCATGCCGGGCAACGATGTGACTCACCCGGTGCCAGATAACACCGGCTACATTACGGAGGGCCAGTTCTACCTCCACGGCGGGCGCATCGACCCCTTTGGCTCCTTGAGCCGCCTCAAACAGCTGGTGAACAAGAACACGCGCAAGGACCATCGCGCCATCATGGATGGCATGATCCAGCTTTATGCGCAGTACAAAGAGACCGAGGAGAAGCGAGCGATGGGCTTCCGCATGAGCACTTGGGACAACAAGCTGCTCAAGTACGGTAAGCTTTTCGAGTCCCAGATGATGGACCTTTCGGTCAACATCCCGCTGGAGAAGGCACTGGATTTGGGGTGGCAGATTCTGGCCCAATGCTTCCGACCCGAGGAGACCGGACTGCGCACGGAGCTCATCAAAGAGTTCTGGCCGGGGATAGCGGAGCGGAAAGCGGCTGCTGTGGAGGCGGAGAAAGAGGAAGTTGCCGTAGAGGCTGCCTCCGAATAG
- a CDS encoding V-type ATP synthase subunit D: MAKVRLTRIELKRQKDNLRRFLRYLPTLELKKQQLLQEIRSLQRTREALVADIERVNGEVRQWADVFAEEVGLPGLVRVAEVVTDTGNIAGIDIPLFSSIRFEDVPYDLFTTPLWVDRAIAVCKEQIERRVRLGILERQLAILQEELRVTIQRIKLFEEIKIPEAQENIRVIQIFLGDQMTAEVVRGKIAKAKIEKRREQ; the protein is encoded by the coding sequence ATGGCTAAGGTCAGGCTGACCAGGATTGAGCTCAAGAGGCAGAAGGACAACCTGCGGCGCTTCTTGCGCTATCTGCCGACGCTGGAGCTGAAGAAGCAGCAGCTCTTGCAGGAGATCCGTTCGTTGCAGCGCACACGCGAGGCGCTGGTGGCAGACATCGAGCGGGTCAACGGCGAGGTGCGCCAGTGGGCGGACGTCTTTGCCGAAGAGGTCGGGTTGCCCGGTCTGGTGCGGGTGGCAGAGGTAGTCACCGACACCGGTAACATCGCCGGCATCGACATCCCCCTGTTCAGCTCAATCCGCTTTGAAGATGTGCCCTACGACCTTTTCACCACACCGTTGTGGGTGGACCGGGCCATTGCGGTGTGCAAGGAGCAGATCGAGAGACGGGTTCGCCTGGGCATCTTGGAGCGGCAATTGGCTATCCTCCAGGAGGAGCTGCGCGTGACCATCCAGCGCATCAAGCTCTTTGAGGAGATCAAGATCCCGGAGGCGCAGGAGAACATTCGCGTCATTCAGATATTCCTGGGCGACCAGATGACTGCCGAAGTGGTGCGAGGCAAGATCGCGAAGGCGAAAATCGAGAAGCGGCGCGAACAGTGA
- a CDS encoding DUF2764 domain-containing protein, whose amino-acid sequence MDKHYYLVSQLPTLYFDRETYLTVESFLQEAAKWLSPAEYETLAAIDINDVTIPRHCPAVLAGYKEFERRLRADIASWRQAQRTGQEYKPSTFPASLLREGTPLEVEKRLLRLRWDFIEQQESEHHFDTDFLILYMLKLQILRRLFTFNKEKGMELFTRLCEVEA is encoded by the coding sequence ATGGATAAGCACTACTACCTCGTTTCCCAACTGCCCACGCTCTACTTCGACCGGGAGACGTACCTAACCGTAGAGTCATTCCTCCAGGAGGCGGCCAAGTGGTTGTCGCCGGCGGAGTATGAAACGCTGGCCGCCATTGACATCAACGATGTGACCATTCCGCGCCACTGTCCGGCAGTGCTGGCCGGGTACAAAGAGTTCGAGCGCCGTCTCCGCGCTGACATCGCCTCTTGGCGGCAGGCACAACGCACCGGGCAGGAGTACAAGCCATCGACTTTCCCCGCAAGCCTCCTGCGTGAGGGCACCCCCCTTGAAGTGGAAAAACGCCTTTTGCGCCTGAGATGGGACTTTATCGAGCAGCAAGAGAGCGAGCACCATTTCGACACTGACTTCTTGATCCTCTACATGCTCAAGCTACAGATTTTGCGTCGGCTCTTCACTTTCAACAAGGAAAAGGGGATGGAACTATTCACAAGGCTGTGTGAGGTGGAGGCATGA